A window from Flavobacterium sp. 83 encodes these proteins:
- a CDS encoding type IX secretion system membrane protein PorP/SprF, which produces MKTKLFSFVLMFTAIVSFAQQDAQFTQYMYNTININPAYAGSRGALSIFALHRTQWVGLEGAPVTNAVSINTPLNGSNLGLGVSIINDKIGPTHENTISADLSYTIPTSETFKLSFGIKATANIFDLDVSRLNPVDDDPSLHDFSNKFTPNIGAGVYLHSNKAYVGFSVPNFIQTNRYDDNEVAIFKEKINYYLIAGYVFDLNDYIKFKPAVLAKMVEGAPLQADVSGNFMFNDKFVVGVAYRWSAALSAMVGFQVSEGLYIGYGYDHETTNLDHYNSGSHEIFLRYELFKNNNKITTPRFF; this is translated from the coding sequence ATGAAAACAAAATTATTTTCTTTCGTTTTGATGTTTACAGCCATTGTAAGTTTTGCGCAACAAGATGCTCAATTTACGCAATACATGTACAACACAATTAATATTAATCCCGCTTATGCAGGATCTAGAGGTGCCTTAAGTATTTTTGCATTACATCGTACACAATGGGTGGGACTTGAAGGAGCACCGGTAACTAACGCTGTATCCATCAATACACCACTCAACGGAAGTAATCTGGGATTGGGAGTATCAATTATAAATGATAAAATTGGCCCTACACATGAGAATACCATTTCGGCTGATTTGTCATATACAATTCCTACTTCAGAGACTTTTAAACTTTCCTTTGGAATTAAAGCAACTGCTAACATATTTGATTTGGATGTTTCTCGCTTGAATCCTGTTGATGACGATCCAAGCCTACACGATTTCAGTAATAAATTCACTCCAAATATTGGTGCCGGTGTCTATTTGCATTCTAATAAAGCCTACGTGGGATTCTCTGTTCCTAATTTTATTCAAACAAATCGATATGATGATAATGAAGTAGCCATTTTTAAAGAAAAAATTAATTACTACTTAATTGCCGGTTATGTATTTGATTTGAATGATTATATAAAATTCAAACCAGCAGTACTTGCAAAAATGGTAGAAGGAGCGCCTCTTCAAGCTGATGTGTCAGGAAATTTTATGTTTAATGATAAGTTTGTGGTGGGAGTAGCTTATAGATGGAGTGCGGCGCTAAGTGCCATGGTTGGATTTCAGGTTTCTGAAGGTTTGTATATTGGATACGGATATGATCATGAAACAACCAATTTAGACCATTATAATTCTGGTTCTCACGAGATTTTCTTGCGCTATGAATTATTCAAAAACAATAATAAAATCACAACACCAAGATTCTTCTAA
- a CDS encoding OmpA family protein: MKNNILLYITIISVFSFNTYSQKAKLAAADKKYDNYAYVDAIKTYERVAEKGYKSADMFKKLGNAYYFNAELDKAAKWYGELFAMNTPDLEPEYYYRYAQSLRSIGQNDKANEMLELFNQKLGNDNRGKIFKQNTNYLEAIKANSGRYQVEDAGINSKYSDYGTTVYLNKIVFATARDTGSLGHRKHTWTNQYFTNLYSADLGDNMTPGSPHKFSESINSKFHESTPAFTNDGKTMYFTRNNYLDGKKGKNGNKITLVKIYKASLENDKWVNVTELPFDSDNYSTAHPALSPDGKTLYFASDMPGTIGQSDLFKVKINDDATFGTPENLGNTINTEGRETFPFVNDENEIYFASDGHPGLGGLDVFVSKINPDGTFSEVQNVGENVNSPKDDFAYLIDTKSRRGFFSSNRDGGQGYDDIYKFLETKRLTCEQLLYGEITDLTTAELLSDAKVTLYDSQFNLVSTTTSDAKGNYSFTVECAKTYNVRAEKPEYTTKEQKITIASDKGKTYLPIALEKEKCKVTVGDDLGKCFGIKMIYFDFDKSNIRVEAAIDLEKILDVMSQYPTMKLDIRSHTDSRGTFKYNEELSDRRAKSTINWLIKNGVDSSRLTGKGYGESQLVNKCSDAIECTEDEHQLNRRSEFIITAL; this comes from the coding sequence ATGAAAAATAATATACTCCTTTATATAACAATAATAAGTGTTTTTTCTTTTAATACTTATTCCCAAAAAGCTAAATTGGCTGCAGCTGATAAAAAGTACGACAACTATGCCTACGTAGATGCCATAAAAACTTATGAAAGGGTTGCCGAAAAAGGATACAAATCAGCTGATATGTTTAAAAAATTGGGGAACGCCTATTACTTCAATGCGGAGTTAGACAAAGCAGCTAAATGGTATGGGGAATTATTTGCCATGAATACCCCAGATTTAGAACCTGAATACTACTATCGCTATGCTCAGTCTTTAAGATCTATTGGTCAAAATGATAAAGCGAATGAAATGTTAGAATTATTCAATCAAAAACTAGGAAACGACAATAGAGGTAAAATTTTCAAACAAAATACCAATTATTTAGAAGCCATTAAAGCCAATTCAGGAAGATATCAAGTAGAAGATGCAGGTATCAACTCTAAATACTCTGATTATGGAACAACTGTATATTTAAACAAAATAGTATTTGCTACCGCAAGAGATACTGGAAGTTTAGGACATCGAAAACACACATGGACCAATCAATATTTTACTAATTTATATTCTGCTGATTTAGGAGATAACATGACTCCTGGCTCCCCACACAAGTTTAGTGAATCTATAAATTCGAAATTTCATGAATCTACACCTGCCTTTACTAATGATGGAAAAACTATGTATTTTACCCGAAACAATTATTTAGACGGTAAAAAGGGGAAAAATGGAAATAAAATTACGCTGGTAAAAATATATAAAGCCAGTTTAGAAAATGATAAATGGGTAAATGTAACTGAATTACCTTTTGACAGTGATAATTACAGCACCGCTCATCCTGCCTTAAGCCCTGATGGGAAAACATTATATTTTGCGTCAGATATGCCCGGAACAATAGGACAATCTGATTTATTTAAAGTAAAAATAAATGATGATGCCACTTTTGGTACTCCAGAAAACTTAGGAAATACAATCAATACTGAAGGAAGAGAAACCTTCCCTTTTGTAAATGATGAAAATGAAATTTATTTTGCATCTGACGGACATCCAGGTCTTGGAGGTTTAGATGTTTTTGTATCCAAAATAAATCCTGATGGGACTTTCAGCGAGGTTCAAAATGTGGGAGAAAATGTTAATTCTCCCAAAGATGATTTTGCTTATTTAATAGACACAAAATCAAGAAGAGGCTTTTTTAGCTCCAATAGAGATGGTGGACAAGGATACGATGATATTTATAAGTTTTTAGAAACCAAAAGACTTACTTGTGAACAACTTTTATATGGTGAAATTACTGACTTAACTACAGCAGAATTGCTTTCAGATGCTAAAGTCACTTTATATGATAGTCAATTTAATTTGGTGAGTACTACTACTTCTGATGCAAAAGGAAATTATTCTTTTACTGTTGAATGTGCAAAAACATACAATGTAAGAGCTGAAAAACCAGAATATACTACCAAAGAGCAAAAAATCACTATTGCTAGCGATAAAGGAAAAACATATTTACCAATCGCATTGGAAAAAGAAAAATGTAAGGTAACAGTGGGTGACGATCTAGGTAAATGCTTTGGTATAAAAATGATTTACTTTGACTTTGATAAATCGAATATCAGAGTAGAAGCAGCTATTGATTTAGAAAAAATATTAGATGTAATGAGTCAATATCCAACTATGAAACTTGATATACGCTCCCATACTGATAGCCGTGGCACTTTCAAATACAATGAAGAATTATCAGATAGAAGGGCTAAGTCTACTATAAACTGGTTAATAAAAAATGGTGTTGATTCAAGCAGATTGACTGGTAAAGGATATGGTGAATCACAATTAGTGAATAAATGTAGCGATGCCATAGAATGTACTGAAGATGAACATCAACTTAACAGACGTAGCGAGTTTATAATTACCGCTTTGTAA
- a CDS encoding CAP domain-containing protein, with protein MKLKVLRALLLVTVICTMNSCSSDTSATPVTDSTSVQKVVNYTYNSSEIETMDLINAYRVSVGLNPLEKINHISYKSEEHDNYMITNNVVNHDDFVARSENIIKVLGAKNVSENIAYNYNTPQAALNAWLASPGHKENIEGDFTHFGISIRENPITGRKYYTNIFAKI; from the coding sequence ATGAAACTAAAAGTACTTCGCGCATTATTGCTCGTTACTGTGATATGCACTATGAATTCCTGTTCTTCAGATACATCAGCTACACCAGTAACTGATTCAACTTCTGTTCAAAAGGTCGTTAATTACACTTATAATTCATCTGAAATTGAAACGATGGATTTGATTAATGCTTATAGAGTTAGTGTTGGTCTAAATCCTTTAGAAAAAATCAATCATATTTCTTACAAGTCAGAAGAACATGACAATTATATGATTACTAATAATGTAGTTAATCACGATGATTTTGTTGCTCGCTCTGAAAATATAATTAAAGTACTAGGTGCAAAAAATGTAAGTGAAAATATAGCTTATAATTATAACACACCTCAAGCTGCTTTAAATGCATGGTTGGCAAGTCCTGGACATAAAGAAAATATTGAAGGAGATTTTACTCATTTTGGTATATCAATTCGAGAAAATCCAATAACAGGAAGAAAATATTATACAAATATCTTTGCAAAAATATAA
- the pdxH gene encoding pyridoxamine 5'-phosphate oxidase — protein MSDLSNYRKSYEKSELLESNIPEDPINLFNRWFHEAEDFGANEEVNAMTVSTIGLDGFPKSRVVLLKKFNEEGFIFYTNYNSEKGKAIIENPKVCLSFFWHTMERQIIIKGIAQKTSETISDNYFESRPDGSKLGAIVSNQSEVVPSREYLEENLKQLEKDFESMVIPRPNHWGGFLVTPLEVEFWQGRPNRLHDRIRYISQEDFSWKIDRLSP, from the coding sequence ATGAGTGATTTAAGTAATTATAGAAAATCCTACGAAAAGAGTGAGTTATTAGAATCTAATATTCCTGAAGATCCAATAAACCTATTTAATAGATGGTTTCATGAAGCAGAAGACTTTGGGGCTAATGAAGAAGTTAATGCCATGACAGTCTCTACAATTGGTCTGGATGGCTTTCCAAAGTCCAGAGTTGTTTTATTAAAAAAATTCAATGAAGAAGGATTTATTTTTTATACCAATTATAATTCCGAAAAAGGTAAGGCTATTATCGAAAATCCTAAAGTATGTCTTTCTTTTTTTTGGCACACAATGGAACGTCAAATTATTATAAAAGGTATTGCCCAGAAAACTTCAGAAACCATTTCAGATAATTATTTTGAATCCAGACCTGATGGTAGTAAATTAGGAGCGATAGTATCGAATCAAAGTGAAGTTGTGCCTTCTAGAGAATATTTAGAGGAAAATCTAAAACAATTGGAAAAAGACTTTGAAAGTATGGTTATTCCAAGACCAAACCATTGGGGAGGATTTTTAGTGACACCTTTAGAAGTTGAATTTTGGCAAGGAAGGCCTAATAGATTGCATGATAGAATTAGGTATATTAGTCAAGAAGATTTCTCTTGGAAGATTGATCGATTATCACCATAA
- a CDS encoding ribonuclease Z: protein MKLTILGCYAATPRTFTNPTSQILEIKNRLFLIDCGEGTQVQLRKNKIRFSKINHIFISHLHGDHFFGLVGLVSTFTLLNRVTELHIYGPKGIQEIIKLQLRLSNSWTNYGLFFHELESLESEVIFEDEKVLVRTIPLKHRVYTNGFLFQEKVGERKLNLDAVQNYEIESCYYQKIKNGKDITLEDGRVIENDKLTFDPIPAKQYAFCSDTAYNESILPIIENVDVLYHESTFLQSEENLAKKTLHSTAKEAAMIALKSNVKQLILGHYSTRYQSIELFKEEAETIFPEVLLADDGKSFEF, encoded by the coding sequence TTGAAATTAACAATACTTGGTTGCTATGCTGCAACACCTCGAACTTTTACCAATCCAACATCACAGATTTTAGAAATAAAAAATAGACTTTTTCTGATTGATTGTGGTGAAGGAACTCAAGTGCAATTACGCAAAAACAAAATTAGATTTTCTAAGATAAATCATATTTTTATCTCGCATTTGCATGGAGATCATTTTTTTGGATTAGTGGGCTTAGTTTCCACTTTTACATTACTTAACAGAGTCACGGAATTACATATTTACGGACCTAAAGGAATTCAAGAAATCATTAAATTACAATTGCGATTGTCTAATTCTTGGACGAATTACGGATTGTTTTTTCATGAATTGGAATCTCTTGAAAGTGAAGTAATTTTTGAAGATGAAAAGGTTTTGGTGAGAACTATTCCGTTAAAGCATCGTGTTTATACCAATGGTTTTTTGTTCCAAGAAAAAGTAGGGGAGCGGAAACTAAATTTAGATGCTGTTCAAAATTATGAAATTGAGAGTTGTTATTATCAGAAAATAAAAAACGGTAAAGACATCACTCTGGAAGATGGCAGAGTCATAGAAAACGATAAATTAACATTCGACCCTATTCCTGCAAAACAATATGCTTTCTGTTCAGATACTGCTTATAATGAATCTATTCTTCCAATTATTGAAAATGTAGATGTATTATACCACGAATCTACTTTTTTGCAATCAGAAGAAAATCTTGCAAAAAAAACATTACATTCCACGGCAAAAGAAGCTGCAATGATTGCTTTGAAATCTAATGTGAAGCAATTAATTTTAGGGCATTATTCTACAAGATATCAAAGCATCGAATTATTTAAAGAAGAAGCCGAAACAATTTTTCCGGAAGTTCTTTTAGCCGATGATGGGAAAAGTTTTGAGTTTTAA
- a CDS encoding aspartate carbamoyltransferase catalytic subunit yields MKELSVNHLLGIKYINKNDIDLIFETADHFKEVINRPIKKVPSLRDITIANIFFENSTRTKLSFELAQKRLSADVISFSAAQSSVKKGETLIDTVNNILSMKVDMVVMRHANPGAAYFLSKNVKASIVNAGDGAHEHPTQALLDSYSIREKLGEVAGKKVVIVGDVLHSRVALSNIYALQMQGAEVKVCGPKTLIPRHIESLGVTVEPNLRKALEWCDVANMLRVQNERMDVNYFPSTREYAQQYGVDKTLLDSLDKEIVIMHPGPINRGVEITSEVADSSQSVILNQVENGVAIRMAVIYLLASKIQ; encoded by the coding sequence ATGAAAGAATTAAGCGTAAATCATTTATTAGGAATAAAATACATCAACAAGAATGATATTGACTTAATTTTTGAAACTGCCGATCATTTTAAAGAAGTCATTAACCGACCAATTAAGAAAGTACCTTCTTTACGAGATATTACTATTGCCAATATTTTTTTCGAAAACAGTACCCGAACCAAACTCTCTTTTGAATTAGCACAAAAACGGCTATCTGCTGATGTGATTAGTTTTTCGGCAGCACAATCTTCGGTAAAAAAAGGGGAAACTCTAATAGATACCGTGAATAATATACTTTCAATGAAAGTAGATATGGTAGTGATGAGACATGCCAATCCTGGTGCGGCTTATTTTCTATCCAAAAACGTAAAAGCCAGTATCGTAAACGCAGGTGACGGAGCGCATGAACATCCTACACAAGCTTTATTAGACAGTTATTCAATTAGAGAAAAATTAGGCGAAGTTGCAGGAAAAAAAGTTGTCATTGTAGGTGATGTATTGCATTCCAGAGTAGCATTGTCTAATATATATGCTTTGCAAATGCAGGGTGCAGAGGTAAAAGTTTGCGGACCCAAAACGCTTATTCCAAGACATATAGAATCTCTTGGAGTTACCGTAGAACCTAATTTAAGAAAAGCGCTTGAATGGTGTGATGTGGCTAATATGCTACGCGTGCAAAATGAGAGAATGGATGTGAATTATTTTCCTTCAACAAGAGAATATGCGCAACAATATGGAGTTGATAAAACATTACTGGATTCATTGGATAAAGAAATTGTAATCATGCATCCGGGGCCTATCAATCGTGGTGTCGAAATTACCAGTGAAGTTGCTGATTCCAGTCAATCAGTTATTTTAAATCAAGTAGAAAATGGTGTGGCGATTAGAATGGCAGTTATTTATCTTTTGGCTTCAAAAATTCAGTAA
- the pyrR gene encoding bifunctional pyr operon transcriptional regulator/uracil phosphoribosyltransferase PyrR, producing the protein MSQKVLLTAKEVTIILHRLACQLIEKHLDFSDTILVGIQPRGVFLAERLKEILEKEYQTPEIKLGYLDITFFRDDFRRTDKPLEANKTKINFIVENKKVIFIDDVLFTGRSIRSALTAIQSFGRPSEIELLVLIDRRFSRNLPIQPDYRGRQVDAINNEKVKVSWKENDGEDGVYLITS; encoded by the coding sequence ATGAGTCAAAAAGTATTACTTACTGCAAAAGAAGTTACTATCATATTACATCGTTTGGCCTGTCAGTTAATTGAAAAACACTTGGATTTTTCAGATACTATTTTGGTGGGAATTCAACCAAGAGGTGTTTTTTTAGCGGAACGTTTGAAAGAAATATTAGAAAAAGAATACCAAACTCCTGAAATCAAGCTGGGTTATCTGGATATTACTTTTTTTAGAGATGATTTTCGCAGAACGGATAAACCATTAGAAGCAAATAAAACCAAGATTAATTTTATTGTCGAAAATAAAAAAGTTATTTTTATTGATGATGTTTTATTTACTGGGAGAAGCATACGCTCTGCCTTGACTGCTATTCAATCTTTTGGAAGACCTTCTGAAATTGAATTACTGGTTTTAATCGACAGACGTTTCAGTCGCAATTTACCTATTCAACCGGATTATAGAGGAAGACAGGTGGATGCCATAAATAACGAAAAAGTAAAAGTGAGTTGGAAAGAAAATGATGGTGAAGATGGCGTGTATTTAATTACAAGTTAG
- a CDS encoding DUF418 domain-containing protein: MTNITFSLKAPRIDVVDALRGFAIMSIMLLHNVEHFEYYYLPENFPAWLVALDKIIWDSLFFLFGGKSYAIFALLFGFSFYIQNDNQVKKGNDFRGRFFWRMMLLLVFGLINTAFYQGDILTLYAFLGLLLIPVVNWSNKAVFITAFILMLQPLEWGRCIYYILNPDYVAPSNLSNAYYESIGYYMKNGSFVDYVIGDLTLGKTASLLWSWENGRFFQAPALFMFGMLLGRKQLFTTTVENIQFWTKVLRYAIILFIPLYFLKTYMIDIVTRVTLSNKLTIIFASWSNVAFMLVLVSTFVLLYQKESVNKILVKLIPFGKMSLTNYIMQSMIGSFIYYRYGLGLFEYTGATYCLLIGIVLFIIQLSFCTWWLKTHKQGPLEYIWHKATWISFGK, translated from the coding sequence ATGACTAACATTACTTTCAGTTTAAAAGCTCCTCGAATAGATGTAGTTGATGCCTTACGTGGATTTGCAATCATGTCAATTATGTTACTTCATAATGTGGAACATTTTGAATATTATTATTTACCGGAAAATTTTCCAGCTTGGTTGGTGGCTTTAGATAAAATTATTTGGGATTCTTTATTTTTCCTTTTTGGAGGTAAATCCTATGCGATTTTTGCACTTCTTTTTGGTTTTAGTTTTTACATTCAAAATGATAATCAAGTTAAAAAAGGAAATGATTTCCGGGGACGATTTTTTTGGAGAATGATGTTATTATTGGTTTTTGGACTTATCAATACGGCATTTTATCAAGGTGATATTCTTACTTTATATGCTTTTCTAGGACTTTTATTAATACCGGTTGTAAACTGGAGTAATAAAGCAGTTTTTATTACTGCCTTTATTCTAATGTTGCAACCATTAGAGTGGGGAAGATGTATTTATTATATTTTAAATCCGGATTATGTAGCTCCTTCTAATTTGTCTAATGCCTATTATGAAAGCATTGGGTATTATATGAAAAATGGATCTTTCGTTGATTATGTAATTGGAGATTTGACATTAGGAAAAACTGCCTCTTTATTATGGTCATGGGAAAATGGAAGGTTTTTCCAAGCTCCGGCTTTATTTATGTTTGGAATGTTATTAGGAAGAAAACAACTTTTCACAACTACCGTTGAAAATATTCAATTTTGGACTAAAGTATTACGATATGCGATTATTTTATTTATTCCCTTGTATTTTTTAAAGACCTATATGATTGACATAGTAACAAGAGTAACCTTATCCAATAAGTTGACTATAATCTTTGCTTCATGGTCAAATGTTGCATTTATGTTAGTACTGGTTTCTACTTTCGTTTTACTATATCAAAAGGAGTCGGTTAATAAAATCCTTGTTAAATTGATTCCTTTTGGAAAAATGAGTTTGACGAATTATATCATGCAATCTATGATTGGTTCCTTTATTTATTATAGATATGGCCTTGGTCTTTTTGAATATACAGGTGCAACATACTGTTTGTTGATAGGGATTGTATTATTTATTATCCAATTATCATTCTGTACTTGGTGGCTTAAAACTCATAAGCAAGGGCCTTTAGAGTATATTTGGCACAAAGCAACATGGATCTCATTCGGTAAATAA
- a CDS encoding ABC-F family ATP-binding cassette domain-containing protein yields MLTVNNLSVQFGKRILFDEVNTTFTHGNIYGVIGANGAGKSTFLKIIAGEMDPTSGHIHLEPGKRMSVLNQNHNMFDESTVLETVMMGNKTLYAIKKEMDALYLDYNDSNADRIGELQVQFEEMNGWNADSDAASMLSNLGITEEHHYTLMGDLEGKIKVRVLLAQALFGNPDLLIMDEPTNDLDFETIAWLENFLANYENTVIVVSHDRHFLDSVCTHISDIDFSKINHYSGNYTFWYESSQLAAKQRAQQNKKAEEKKQELEEFIRRFSANVAKSKQATSRKKMISKLNISEIKPSSRRYPAIIFDQEREAGDQILNVQNLSASIDGDVLFKGVDLNMAKGDKIVLFSKDSRATTAFYEILNGNQKADSGTYDWGVTTNQAYLPVENHSFFESDYSLVDWLRQWVKTEEERDEVNIRSFLGKMIFSGEEALKTCRVLSGGEKVRCMLSRMMMERANVLMLDEPTNHLDLESITAFNNSLKNFKGSVIFTTHDHEFSQTVANRVIELTPNGAIDRYMTFDDYLDDEKVQELRVKMYTV; encoded by the coding sequence ATGTTAACAGTTAATAATTTATCAGTTCAGTTTGGCAAACGAATTTTGTTCGATGAAGTAAATACTACCTTCACACATGGTAATATATATGGAGTTATCGGAGCCAACGGTGCTGGAAAATCTACTTTTCTTAAAATAATTGCAGGTGAAATGGATCCTACTTCAGGTCATATTCATTTGGAACCAGGAAAACGTATGTCGGTTTTAAACCAAAACCATAATATGTTTGATGAGAGTACCGTTCTTGAGACCGTAATGATGGGTAATAAAACCTTGTATGCCATCAAAAAAGAAATGGATGCTTTGTATTTAGATTACAATGATTCAAATGCTGACAGAATAGGGGAATTGCAGGTGCAATTTGAAGAGATGAATGGTTGGAATGCTGATTCTGATGCAGCGTCTATGTTGTCCAATCTTGGGATTACCGAAGAGCATCATTATACTTTAATGGGAGATTTGGAAGGAAAAATAAAAGTTCGTGTCCTTTTGGCACAAGCACTTTTTGGAAATCCAGATTTGCTTATTATGGATGAACCTACCAATGATTTGGATTTTGAAACCATCGCTTGGTTAGAAAATTTCTTAGCAAATTATGAAAATACAGTAATTGTAGTTTCTCACGACAGACACTTTTTAGATTCAGTTTGTACACACATATCAGATATTGATTTTAGTAAAATAAATCATTATTCAGGAAATTATACTTTTTGGTATGAATCAAGCCAATTAGCAGCAAAACAACGCGCACAACAGAACAAGAAAGCGGAAGAAAAGAAACAGGAATTAGAAGAATTTATTCGTCGTTTTAGTGCGAATGTAGCCAAATCAAAACAAGCTACTTCTCGTAAAAAAATGATTAGTAAGTTGAATATTTCTGAGATAAAACCTTCAAGTCGTCGTTACCCTGCAATTATTTTTGACCAAGAGCGTGAAGCAGGAGATCAAATTTTGAACGTACAAAATCTAAGTGCTTCAATAGATGGTGATGTTTTGTTTAAAGGGGTAGATTTGAATATGGCCAAAGGCGATAAAATCGTTCTTTTCTCAAAAGATTCTCGTGCTACAACTGCTTTCTATGAAATTTTAAATGGAAACCAAAAAGCAGATTCAGGAACTTACGATTGGGGAGTTACTACAAACCAAGCGTATTTGCCAGTAGAAAACCATTCGTTTTTTGAAAGTGATTATTCGCTTGTCGATTGGTTGCGACAATGGGTAAAAACAGAAGAAGAGCGCGATGAGGTTAACATTCGTAGTTTTCTTGGGAAAATGATTTTCTCTGGAGAGGAAGCTTTGAAAACATGTAGAGTATTATCTGGAGGAGAAAAAGTACGTTGTATGTTGTCTCGAATGATGATGGAAAGAGCTAATGTCTTAATGCTTGATGAACCTACGAATCACTTGGATTTAGAGTCTATTACAGCTTTTAATAATTCCTTGAAAAACTTCAAAGGATCAGTAATTTTTACCACTCATGATCATGAATTCTCTCAAACGGTTGCCAATAGAGTTATTGAATTGACGCCAAATGGGGCTATAGACCGTTACATGACATTTGATGATTATCTTGATGATGAAAAAGTACAGGAATTGAGAGTGAAGATGTATACCGTATAA